A stretch of the Zerene cesonia ecotype Mississippi chromosome 4, Zerene_cesonia_1.1, whole genome shotgun sequence genome encodes the following:
- the LOC119839737 gene encoding histone-lysine N-methyltransferase ash1-like: MRHETTPAAWTAPGEVWEYVSQLVSSYHDQHDCQFASPTAESVVCGSSSSSTTSSSSSSSSSSSSSSSDSDTADAAGSSTHNQPDDSNVALAAACQLQVIDDADLAELFPEQSSSAPVQQPNFSSFSVHNTPPDNDDKSIADNGDGSSSEMELTPQLVTAAIQRATADSSGSENECSNSDTVHQNTSHYASSLLQQFVAQTQLLSSSAPLTNINTSTSLSCGLNGNQIDGVNTISDCVLGQINNLSEIAPITSNFLNNGNQHLSPQQTEELSQINKDLEEITSVTSSVDLSIPNPPSLEDCVDNNDFMNLDITAGSSELGSASDLLKSSPITVVNHVIASSNQIDTQKLDSISTNSVESQEDSKINVVESRRKRGRPRKVKKIEELSKKEKESHKDDKPVVNVINDFHNSNDPPNVSPDSGILSNHNSPTHSPLRRHDVDEGNSRHSRKSVQKENNTAERKSARSKSKTRSQHNRSDSSDCDYRKKKIENEIKQIKTEAPSPVPLKQEQNKFDKTKKNDRKLDIAALDRMLYATDRVLYPPRKKPGRKPQAKSKPTKTTSKTLKDKNQYHSGESDNDSVSPNRSVLSGVYAKRKELNSKLASLPKKSSKTINSSWRDNQSENEAAADDMLDPTWKEIDLNPKYKDILSGYKSDYEFKPYKSCSRLIESGYKSDYGCRSGYKSDCYRSGYKTDYKSGYKTDKSGYKTDYSVRSMRRRMKKLKKTRSVRNRSYYKNQKHFVSDQEILLLTNKTFSSLTLGHSSSDSECDTYLRKSNASPKYISVCTKYPLPSKYDYSFKKMNQKQVLRLNSSDPFAPGPVFSGLQRPVTTYNIFKVSHNNNNTLLKSPSQTKHIGGKLPSLKPVFTHKFGISPLTSTKTTSSQKDNDSIKQSGRNLSPKNRKQKSGSPNTKKETVKPLPSIFEKAKNSYIPNKSLSRNVFLNFKKTQIKPSFNIKKQRRTVVLAPPKINLKPTERPSRLTIKTENKHHRHRSKRRHRSRSVSRVRDSFSNRNVAETIDQKFNQDMDSLITNFIKLCHVAPKLIANVTSNQPKNGEKEKSALDTTTTKIVKRTSKKRKTSDNLEIATPTSKRRHKKQLTESQNKGGKDTNEHKLPLKKRHYHINSSTSNSLSLSLVTTEFDENSKNGSGSEKFLCTETDCLVDLQTSEGSPKSKVVSDKSKKPNESIKNAALLSGENKNQTNESTKTQKSDDVSEILSLKEDDIILSNINNDKNINLSGVVDDELSIKKPSAEQSDLSKKIYETSEKLKAVHKMVHDLEKSLPKPKDVDVKTEPSKPDNNRVSSPRSETKLSPVRNPIVTPKKRHRLEAEKAVSHSSLDQVVQSLSKKLSEEKPSVNSEAIDINQNTSKDDLKDNEKLNSESPEASTASNSVVDPLKSMSARSLYKSSIPPAQKSEIMTRKKNRLEGLTSNLVSKINPSAATKVLDTLLNNNIRKSIESRILEKEKSSSDGHKTDDKNKSRESLSNQINTRASVIKSPVSKGKVLESKRVKASDILPDPPVVVNVDNPTGIFEPSIDLEDQIPKSSICISNILADSNKTKKLKNLDTKSSLLASMDTESEIPLALITETPEPIIRPKRGESIAAVISDKIQETTGGHNLRQHKRNLTSDSDDTNEKKKKKTSNNLIRESKLVLPSKVLIPKIQAERLPVGDFIKKTSLQVKKPDLISVESNDQMKSVDNIKKKTRRRKAFNRTGFPNIKRKKKKTETNNANNSYDQMASEDTDNSAFERVPKDGEAMINFLERTGTKQPELKVVLNKDECPKQGRLTVVALEKLQGKEILSDNNNKKQGEKVIQEKKTTSSILRAPALQLKQNKTDKEVKNHINKWEVLSETDSIPSMTSSLGNDPEDSIPLSLLNINQSKSASRFETLDRLKRKSRAMSPSNEIEEIFSKRKVVEKSTKVGLRPKSSLAVLYPSERRLTRSFDTVNDDGKIKTRKSEHKKLTENSEKEIVLKPMSIVTRRKSRSCQLNKKPRNEVYSSSRESSIDTVVSRKLSSKSREPSVDTLLDHDENEPLPLNEKEIDFEKSIDVLSKSIICKKRIAASRDQSPSNSIDNRDKVVVSKKNPRLRKKFLLAGLFSDYYKEDPKPEGKGKNLVTQTEFPPGLLAPPPYCERWVRKRLIHFTLPYDIWWEQHYNQPVPSWNYKKIRTNVYYDVKPSAEECESVACNCAPASGCNEDCINRLVFSECSPQLCPCGDKCKNQRIQRHEWASGLEKFMTENKGWGVRTKHKITSGDFILEYVGEVVSDKEFKERMATRYARDTHHYCLHLDGGLVIDGHRMGGDGRFVNHSCRPNCEMQKWTSNGTFRMALFALRDIDSGEELTYDYNFSLFNPAVGQPCKCDSEDCRGVIGGKYQRITKQPLKTQSRTPSNASNQSNSSNGNQPRVGRPRKAVKCNKKSEQQSVSACDIKNMTILKYQQHLNKLWQEPQLKPLTARERNLVKERHCFLFRNLENVRRIRERMTIQIPPSPPAPAPAPVQNAPTVSIVTSLQPTVSDTINVDPLTLPDTMNPQVFLKKLQTLRASKEEILKLSKLEDDPSLEMKQRLTRVFKALYNIITSFKGDEEKPICSPLLKIKNQKSDTTPITDLNVIQSKIENNEYESVVQFDSDMSGLFSALMREHSKMTAIGAAAAQLKKVYNSAKLEFAEQLTKILGSQDSLPSGFIQKSKPEEVILCICGLHVEEGLMVQCGNARCGVWQHARCMRLADTSSTHYCHLCSTDPVDREIPLDEYTEEGHQFYLSLMRDGLQVRQGDTVYVLRDIPIDEKHPDVSQKDGDKTDSPKTKRVDRKKLKNIKGKEKEDVIQNKDGSVRKHTYQTIGCVPVSELDIFRVERLWKHKDTRERYVYGHHYLRPHETFHEPTRKFFHNEVMRVPLYEAVPIELVMSQCWVMDLNTYCKGRPVGAHESHVYICELRVDRTAHLFTKISRPKYPICTKPYAFDHFPQRLKVSRTYAPHEVLPEYLKGRAGKNFMTSEKPKASQEPKKKPVANAVATVAKNVSPSQRRERQKERVNEIARRLLSAGGGAGRALDASYLLAPRAARRRHRVS, from the exons gaGACGGGTCCAGCAGCGAGATGGAACTTACGCCTCAACTAGTGACTGCTGCAATACAAAGAGCAACGGCGGACTCTTCTGGATCTGAGAACGAGTGTTCGAATTCTGACACTGTTCATCAAAATACATCCCACTATGCCTCAAGTTTGTTGCAACAATTCGTGGCACAAACTCAGCTTTTAAGCAGCTCTGCTCCACTTACAAACATCAATACATCAACATCGCTGTCTTGTGGATTAAATGGAAATCAAATAGACGGTGTCAATACTATAAGTGATTGTGTGCTTGGGCAGATAAATAATCTATCTGAGATAGCACCAATTACTTCGAATTTCTTGAATAATGGTAATCAACATTTAAGCCCTCAGCAGACTGAAGAGCTgtctcaaataaataaagatcttGAAGAAATAACTTCTGTCACATCATCTGTAGATTTATCCATACCCAACCCACCGAGTTTGGAAGACTGTGTTGATAACaatgattttatgaatttagatATTACAGCTGGAAGTTCGGAATTAGGTAGCGCAAGCGATCTCTTGAAGAGTTCGCCAATAACTGTAGTTAATCATGTAATAGCTTCATCAAATCAAATTGACACTCAAAAGCTGGATTCAATCAGTACGAATTCGGTTGAATCTCAAGAAGACTCGAAAATTAACGTAGTTGAATCTAGAAGGAAAAGAGGTCGGCCAAGGAAGGTGAAGAAAATTGAAGAGTTgtctaaaaaagaaaaagaatctCACAAAGACGACAAACCAGTTGTTAATGTAATTAACGACTTTCATAATAGTAATGATCCACCAAATGTATCACCTGATTCTGGAATTCTTTCTAACCACAATTCGCCAACACATTCTCCTCTTCGAAGGCATGACGTTGACGAAGGCAATAGTAGACATAGTAGAAAATCGGTACAAAAGGAGAATAACACAGCTGAAAGAAAAAGTGCGAGgtcaaaatcaaaaacaagAAGTCAACATAATAGATCCGATTCCAGTGACTGTGACtatagaaagaagaaaattgAGAAtgaaatcaaacaaattaaaacagaaGCACCGTCTCCGGTACCGCTCAAACAGGAacagaataaatttgataaaacaaagaaaaacgaCCGTAAATTGGATATAGCTGCTTTAGATAGAATGTTATACGCCACGGACAGAGTTTTGTATCCGCCTCGCAAAAAACCTGGCAGGAAGCCGCAAGCAAAATCAAAACCAACAAAAACTACTTCTAAaactttaaaagataaaaatcagTACCATTCTGGCGAAAGCGATAATGATTCTGTATCACCTAATAGATCAGTGTTATCTGGAGTTTATGCGAAGAGAAAAGAGCTTAACAGCAAACTTGCAAGTTTACCCAAGAAAAgtagtaaaacaataaacagttCTTGGCGGGATAATCAAAGCGAAAATGAAGCAGCCGCAGACGATATGCTTGATCCCACATGGAAAGAAATCGATCTCAACCCAAAGTACAAGGACATTCTGTCTGGATACAAAAGtgattatgaatttaaacCTTATAAAAGTTGCAGCAGACTTATTGAATCTGGTTACAAGAGTGATTATGGTTGTAGATCAGGCTACAAAAGCGATTGCTATAGATCGGGCTATAAAACTGATTATAAATCAGGGTACAAAACAGATAAATCAGGTTATAAGACGGATTACAGTGTTAGAAGTATGCGAAGacgtatgaaaaaattaaagaagacACGATCGGTTCGAAATAGATCGTATTACAAAAATCAGAAACATTTTGTGTCTGATCaggaaattttattgttgacaaataaaacatttagtaGTCTTACTCTTGGACATAGTTCTAGTGATTCAGAATGTGACACATATTTAAGAAAGTCTAATGCTAGTCCTAAATACATCAGTGTTTGTACCAAATATCCGCTGCCGTCAAAATATGACTATAGTTTCAAGAAAATGAATCAAAAGCAAGTCTTAAGGTTAAATTCTTCTGATCCATTCGCACCTGGTCCGGTATTCAGCGGTCTTCAAAGACCTGTTACgacttacaatattttcaaagttagtcataataataataacacactGTTGAAGTCTCCATCGCAAACTAAACACATTGGTGGTAAATTACCATCCCTCAAACCAGTTTTTACGCATAAATTTGGAATATCACCCTTGACGTCGACTAAAACAACATCTTCACAGAAAGATAACGATAGCATAAAACAGTCTGGTAGGAATCTTTCGCCTAAAAATCGTAAACAGAAATCCGGATCGCCTAACACGAAAAAAGAAACAGTGAAACCTTTACCGAGTATATTTGAGAAGGCGAAAAATAGTTACATtccaaataaatctttatcgaggaatgtatttttaaattttaaaaagactCAAATTAAGCCTTCCTTTAATATCAAGAAGCAGAGACGAACTGTTGTCCTTGCTCCGCctaagataaatttaaagccTACAGAACGTCCTTCCCgacttacaataaaaactgaaaataagCACCATAGGCATAGAAGTAAAAGGCGGCACAGATCCCGGTCAGTTTCAAGAGTTAGAGATTCCTTTTCAAATCGCAATGTTGCTGAAACTATTgatcaaaaatttaatcaagaCATGGATAGTCTTAttacaaactttataaaactttgtCATGTGGCTCCAAAATTAATAGCCAATGTAACATCAAATCAACCTAAAAATGGAGAAAAGGAAAAATCTGCGTTAGATACAACAACGACTAAAATAGTAAAACGTACCTCGAAGAAACGTAAAACATCAGATAACTTAGAAATCGCTACACCCACATCTAAGCgaagacataaaaaacaattaactgAATCACAGAATAAGGGAGGAAAAGATACAAATGAACATAAATTACCCCTTAAAAAGAGACATTACCACATTAATTCTTCTACTAGTAACTCTCTAAGTTTGAGTTTAGTTACCACAGAATTCGatgaaaattctaaaaatgGTTCTGGTTCTGAAAAATTCTTGTGTACAGAAACTGACTGTCTTGTTGATTTGCAAACTTCTGAGGGATCTCCCAAGTCTAAAGTTGTTTctgataaaagtaaaaaacccaatgaatctataaaaaatgcagCCTTATTATCcggtgaaaataaaaatcaaacaaatgaaTCAACTAAGACACAAAAGTCGGATGATGTTTCTGAAATATTATCTTTGAAGGAGGacgacattattttatcaaacatcaataacgataaaaacattaatttaagtgGAGTAGTAGACGATGAATTATCAATCAAAAAGCCTTCTGCTGAACAGTCCGATTTATCGAAGAAAATTTATGAGACATCTGAGAAATTAAAGGCGGTGCATAAAATGGTTCATGACTTAGAAAAAAGTTTACCTAAACCAAAAGATGTTGATGTAAAGACCGAACCATCAAAGCCAGACAATAATCGAGTGTCATCTCCTAGATCTGAAACAAAATTGTCACCAGTGAGAAATCCTATAGTGACACCCAAAAAGCGACATAGATTAGAAGCGGAGAAAGCGGTATCACATTCAAGTTTGGATCAAGTAGTACAATCTTTATCAAAGAAACTATCGGAAGAAAAACCTAGTGTTAACAGCGAGGCAATagatattaatcaaaatacttCCAAAGACGACCTTAAAGACAATGAAAAGTTGAATAGTGAATCACCAGAAGCTTCTACAGCTTCAAACTCTGTTGTTGATCCCCTGAAAAGCATGTCAGCACGTTCACTTTATAAAAGCTCTATACCCCCCGCACAGAAATCGGAAATCATGACTCGAAAGAAAAATAGGCTTGAAGGATTAACTAGTAATTTAGTATCAAAAATTAATCCAAGCGCAGCCACGAAAGTTTTAGATAcacttttgaataataatatacggAAATCGATAGAATCGCGAATTTTAGAAAAGGAAAAAAGTAGTTCAGATGGACACAAAACAGACGACAAGAATAAAAGCAGGGAATCTTTGAgtaatcaaattaatactCGCGCTAGTGTCATCAAGTCACCGGTGTCCAAGGGTAAAGTATTGGAATCGAAAAGAGTGAAAGCATCTGACATTTTACCAGACCCTCCCGTAGTGGTTAATGTTGATAATCCTACAGGAATTTTTGAACCATCTATTGATTTAGAAGATCAAATTCCTAAATCATCAATatgtataagtaatatattagcAGACtctaataaaaccaaaaaattaaaaaatctcgATACAAAGAGCTCATTATTGGCTTCAATGGACACAGAATCTGAAATACCGTTAGCTTTAATCACTGAAACTCCAGAACCGATCATAAGGCCTAAAAGAGGAGAATCGATAGCTGCTGTAATTTCTGATAAAATTCAAGAGACTACCGGAGGTCATAATTTACGACAACATAAAAGAAATCTAACAAGTGATAGTGATGACacaaatgaaaagaaaaagaagaaaacatCTAACAATCTCATCCGTGAGAGTAAGTTAGTTTTACCATCTAAAGTTTTAATTCCAAAGATTCAGGCGGAGCGATTGCCGGTGGgtgatttcataaaaaagacTAGTTTACAAGTTAAGAAGCCTGACTTGATTTCTGTCGAATCTAATGATCAGATGAAATCAGTTGATAATATCAAGAAGAAAACCAGAAGGCGCAAAGCTTTTAATAGAACAGGATTTCCcaacattaaaagaaaaaagaaaaagaccGAAACTAACAATGCAAATAATTCTTACGATCAAATGGCTTCTGAAGATACTGATAATTCTGCATTTGAAAGAGTTCCAAAAGATGGTGAGGCTATGATTAACTTTTTAGAACGAACAGGTACTAAACAACCTGAGCTAAAAGTAGTGTTAAATAAAGATGAGTGTCCGAAACAAGGTCGTTTAACAGTTGTTGCTCTAGAAAAACTACAaggtaaagaaatattaagtgataacaacaacaaaaaacaagGGGAGAAGGTCATACAAGAAAAGAAAACCACCTCATCAATATTAAGAGCTCCTGCTttgcaattaaaacaaaacaagacTGATAAAGAAGTAAAAAACCACATTAATAAATGGGAAGTATTAAGTGAGACTGATAGTATCCCATCAATGACTAGTTCGCTCGGTAATGATCCAGAAGACAGTATACCATTAAGCTTATTGAATATCAACCAGAGCAAATCGGCAAGCAGATTTGAAACATTAGACCGACTAAAAAGAAAGAGTAGAGCGATGTCGCCATCGAATGAAAttgaagaaatattttcaaaacgcAAAGTAGTAGAGAAAAGCACCAAGGTCGGCTTAAGGCCTAAATCAAGTTTAGCTGTTTTGTATCCAAGTGAACGCAGACTCACTCGAAGTTTTGATACTGTCAATGATgatggtaaaataaaaactagaaaatcggaacataaaaaattaacagaaaaTTCAGAAAAAGAAATAGTACTAAAACCTATGAGCATTGTTACTAGGCGAAAATCGAGATCATGTCAACTTAATAAGAAGCCGCGCAATGAAGTATATTCTAGTTCTAGAGAGAGCTCCATAGATACAGTAGTAAGTCGGAAATTATCATCTAAATCTCGGGAACCGTCTGTTGATACTCTTCTTGACCATGATGAGAATGAGCCCCTGCCTCTAAATGAGAAGGAAATTGACTTTGAAAAGAGCATAGACGTACTCTCGAAGAGtattatttgcaaaaaaagAATAGCGGCATCGCGCGATCAAAGTCCGTCTAATAGCATTGACAATAGAGACAAAGTTGttgtatctaaaaaaaatccaaggCTAAGAAAGAAATTCTTATTAGCTGGATTATTTTCGGACTATTATAAGGAAGA TCCCAAGCCCGAAGGAAAGGGGAAAAATCTCGTCACTCAAACAGAATTTCCACCTGGGTTATTAGCCCCTCCTCCGTATTGTGAACGTTGGGTGAGAAAGCGACTTATCCATTTCACCTTACCATATGACATCTGGTGGGAGCAACATTACAATCAACCTGTGCCATCGTggaattataagaaaatacgcacca ATGTTTACTACGACGTCAAGCCGTCTGCTGAAGAATGTGAAAGCGTGGCGTGCAATTGTGCTCCAGCCTCTGGCTGTAATGAGGACTGCATCAATAGGCTTGTATTTTCTGAGTGCTCACCTCAGTTGTGTCCCTGCGG ggATAAGTGCAAAAATCAAAGAATCCAACGCCATGAATGGGCTTCTGGTCTAGAGAAATTCATGACCGAAAATAAAGGCTGGGGTGTACGTACGAAGCATAAAATTACATCAGGCGATTTTATTCTAGAATATGTTGGCGAGGTTGTTTCTGATAAGGAGTTTAAG GAGCGCATGGCGACGCGGTACGCGCGCGACACGCACCACTACTGCCTGCACCTGGACGGCGGGCTCGTCATCGACGGGCACCGCATGGGCGGCGACGGCCGCTTCGTCAACCACTCGTGCCGGCCCAACTGCGAGATGCAGAAGTGGACTTCCAATG gaACATTCAGGATGGCATTATTTGCTCTACGCGATATAGATTCGGGTGAAGAGCTGACCTACGATTACAACTTTTCACTATTTAATCCAGCCGTGGGACag ccTTGCAAATGCGATTCTGAAGACTGCCGCGGTGTTATTGGCGGGAAATATCAACGTATTACGAAGCAACCTTTAAAAACACAGTCTAGGACACCATCAAATGCTTCTAATCAATCCAACAGTTCGAACGGCAACCAACCTCGCGTGGGAAGACCGCGTAAAGCTGTTAAATGCAATAAGAAATCTGAGCAACAAAGCGTTTCAGCGTGCGATATCAAAAACATGACAATACTCAAATATCAACAGCATTTGAATAAGCTGTGGCAGGAACCACAGTTGAAACCGCTGACAGCCAGGGAAAGGAATCTCGTTAAAGAGAGacattgttttctatttagaaatttgGAGAAT GTACGTCGCATACGTGAGCGAATGACAATTCAAATACCGCCGTCACCCCCTGCCCCCGCGCCTGCTCCCGTTCAGAACGCTCCCACCGTATCTATCGTAACGAGTCTTCAACCCACAGTTTCCGATACTATAAACGTAGACCCGCTCACCCTCCCCGACACCATGAACCCACAAGTATTCCTCAAAAAGCTACAAACGCTGCGCGCTTCTAAAGAAGAAATTCTTAAGCTGTCCAAATTGGAAGATGACCCGTCGTTGGAGATGAAACAACGCTTGACGCGAGTGTTTAAAGctctttacaatataataacatcttttaaag GTGATGAAGAAAAGCCCATATGTTCAccgcttttaaaaattaaaaatcaaaaatccGACACAACCCCAATAACGGATCTAAATGTGATTCAAAGTAAAATTGAGAACAACGAATACGAGAGTGTAGTTCAGTTCGACAGCGATATGAGTGGTTTGTTCTCTGCGCTTATGCGGGAACACAGTAAAATGACCGCCATTGGTGCTGCGGCCGCGCAGCTGAAGAAG gtatacAATTCTGCTAAGTTGGAGTTTGCTGAGcaacttacaaaaatacttgGTTCACAAGACAGTTTACCATCtggatttattcaaaaatcaaAACCTG AGGAAGTAATTCTATGCATATGCGGCCTCCACGTAGAAGAAGGGCTGATGGTGCAGTGCGGTAACGCGCGGTGTGGAGTGTGGCAGCACGCGCGCTGCATGCGGCTCGCCGACACGTCCTCCACGCACTACTGCCACCTGTGCTCTACCGACCcg GTTGATCGTGAGATCCCACTCGACGAATACACGGAAGAGGGTCACCAGTTCTATCTGTCGTTGATGCGTGACGGTCTACAAGTGCGACAAGGCGACACTGTATACGTGCTTAGAGATATCCCCATTGACGAAAAACACCCGGACGTCAGCCAGAAGGATGGTGATAAGACCGATTCGCCGAAGACTAAGCGCGTCGATAGGAAGAAGTTGAAGAATATCAAGGGTAAAGAGAAAGAAGATGTTATTCAGAATAAG GATGGTTCAGTCCGCAAGCACACATACCAAACGATCGGTTGTGTGCCAGTGTCCGAATTGGATATATTCCGAGTGGAGCGACTGTGGAAGCACAAGGACACGCGCGAGCGCTACGTATACGGCCATCATTATTTGCGCCCGCACGAGACCTTCCATGAACCGACAAGGAA ATTTTTCCACAACGAGGTCATGCGTGTACCACTATACGAGGCGGTGCCCATAGAACTAGTAATGTCTCAATGCTGGGTTATGGATTTGAACACTTATTGCAAG GGCCGCCCGGTGGGTGCGCACGAGTCGCACGTGTACATCTGCGAGCTGCGCGTGGACCGCACCGCGCATCTCTTCACCAAGATCTCGCGACCCAAATACCCAATATGTACTAAGCCCTATGCGTTTGATCACTTCCCGCAGCGACTGAAGGTGTCACGCACGTACGCT cCTCACGAAGTTCTGCCAGAATATCTGAAAGGTCGCGCTGGCAAGAATTTTATGACATCAGAGAAACCTAAGGCGTCACAAGAACCGAAGAAAAAGCCTGTCGCTAATGCCGTGGCCACTGTTGCAAAG AACGTATCGCCGTCGCAGCGACGCGAGCGCCAGAAGGAGCGCGTGAACGAGATCGCGCGGCGGCTGCTgagcgcgggcggcggcgcgggccgCGCGCTCGACGCGTCCTACCTGctcgcgccgcgcgccgcccgccgccgccaCCGCGTCTCCTGa